In a genomic window of Schistocerca gregaria isolate iqSchGreg1 chromosome 5, iqSchGreg1.2, whole genome shotgun sequence:
- the LOC126272204 gene encoding 28S ribosomal protein S17, mitochondrial, whose amino-acid sequence MATGVVNRSYLLLGQCVPCVKRNASKFKVKRMELDKNLLMYFRKDEYIYAHDPGKKCKTGDIVLIQQLPQKMTTLITHEVKDIIYPLGDITDPITGKKVVADKYRDDISRAAELFGKNDDAFCYEDAPERGWQEDRKDFTHRRSYIKYHVYDNDNQRYAV is encoded by the exons ATGGCAACAGGCGTTGTGAATAGATCATATTTATTGCTGGGACAGTGTGTTCCCTGTGTAAAGCGAAATGCgtcaaaatttaaagtaaaaagaATGGAACtcgataaaaatttattaatg TATTTCAGGAAAGATGAATACATATATGCACATGACCCTGGGAAAAAGTGCAAGACGGGAGATATAGTTTTGATACAACAACTACCACAGAAAATGACAACCCTTATCACTCATGAAGTGAAAGATATTATATATCCTCTTGGAGATATTACAGACCCAATTACTGGCAAGAAAGTTGTTGCTGATAAATACAG GGATGATATCAGCAGAGCAGCTGAACTTTTTGGAAAGAACGATGATGCCTTCTGTTACGAAGATGCTCCAGAACGTGGATGGCAGGAAGATaggaaagatttcacacacaggagGAGTTACATTAAATACCATGTATATGACAATGATAATCAGCGTTACGCAGTTTAG